The segment GAAAAGGAATACATCGAGCGCGAAATGCGGGAGCGTAAAGCAGGTTTTGATCACTTACTTGAGGATATGAACAGCCCAAAACTCAAGCTTAGAATTATTTTCAAAATAGGCGTTCCATTTAAGGAAATTATTGCTGCAGTAGAAGAGGAAGCTGTCGATCTCATGATTGTTGGTTCTGAGGGTCGCAGCAATGTATCAGATGTATTTCGAGGATCCA is part of the Candidatus Neomarinimicrobiota bacterium genome and harbors:
- a CDS encoding universal stress protein, whose translation is MKSIKKVMVALDLSTTSNETLGYALLMAGKFNAELLIINVINSRDLNIIRKIASNQFDRSIEAYAEKAEKEYIEREMRERKAGFDHLLEDMNSPKLKLRIIFKIGVPFKEIIAAVEEEAVDLMIVGSEGRSNVSDVFRGS